Part of the Lampris incognitus isolate fLamInc1 chromosome 1, fLamInc1.hap2, whole genome shotgun sequence genome is shown below.
GATTTTGAGATAGACAAGCTAAAATGACCAATGGACAAAAAAAAGTTTCCCAATACACCCTAAAATCTAATTCCTCCACTTATCAAACCCAATTCAGCAGCATCTACTTATTCAACTATAGAAaacttggaaaaaaacaaaaaacaaaatcaaaaacgAAAAACAAATACAAGTGGACCGTATACATTTTTATTGGAAAAAAATACAGGGGCACAAAAAAGGAGTGCATTTGCTCTTTTGCTTAACTTCCCAGTGAAGTTTAGACTGACAGATTTGAATAAAAAAAGAGTTCAGGGTTTTGATTTCAACCAGGCCATGTCAGTATTTCACCTCTCATGAGGCATTGTATGACTGATGTTTTCACCAAGTGTTTACAGCATCTTCAATTAACTATCACATATGCTGTCTTGTAGTACATACATATCAACAGTTATTGAAGTAAGGCTTTTGTAAAGCTATGTTTTCTTCCTCAAAGTTACACTGTATACTGTAGCATTAGCTTGTAGACCTATTTCTATCCTCACGTGACTCTTTCTTTAGAGGTATAAAGAGCAAGTGCTCTTCAAATGGACTTTGTGACTCTTATCCAGCAAAAGTACGCAAATGTATTTCTTTCAGATGTTCCAAGATTTTCTTTTCAGAGCGATTACAGGTGGCAATTCTAGGAATCAAAGAATCTACTTTTCTGTTTGGTAAAACCATGGGAAGAAATTAAATTCTTTCAGTTAGCCTCAcacacgatttttttttttttggtaatgtGTTGGGAAAATCTTACTTAAAACTGTATTTGTCTTTTTAAAGTGACAGCCTAGTAtttggtttttggttttcatGAAATTCACCTTTAATAAAGACCCCGATCTCTGAAAAGCTTCGGTACGGCTCCAGCATTATTGATACAAAATAACTGCAGTATTATTTTGTAAACAAAATTAATATCACAGGTTAAACAGCATTGATACATACTCCTCCTACTCCAGTTCACATTAGACTCCATGATATTGCATTTGGACAATGAAAGACccagtgcattttttttcttacaacatgaaaatgacaaaataaatcaAGAGAAATTATCACAACTGAGATGGCTGAcatgtttctgaaaaaaaaaccaaaaaaaaaaaaccaacaaccccAAAGTAACTAATAAAAAACAAAGTTTTCTCAGGTAATCACGTGCCATTCAAAATAATTCAAGTGAGTTCAGTAGGTATGCCAAGTGCCAAAAAATTTGTAATGGTTAAAAACAGATTTGGGGAAACATTTAACAATTGCATCCTGGCAGAGCTGTCAGTAACTTTAATTTAAAAGAATGAATAGAGTAGAATGATGTCTAACacaaaatatgggtgaaaattaaATTTCAATGCTAGGACATCCATGGAAAGTAAGACTCAATTTGAATTGGTCCTAGCTAGGCACTTAAAATGGAGTCATCAACTTCATTCACTAGGAAGTACAATATAGAGCATGATGGATGAGTGAATAGTTTCGTGACATCTTTGAAAGTCAAACTTGAAACCAACTTTTGGCAGAAGATGACCTAAGTGCTCCCCAAAAGCCATCACTCACTCATATCCTCTTTAAAAGATGGGATTTTATCATCAAAATATTAGTGCAATTAAGTATCCCAATATCTGGGCCAGAGATCCACAGGTCACCTTCAGTTCGCACAGCAGCGAGCGTTAAagtttcttttttattttccttAACACTAAATTTCACAGATGGCTAATCGGTTCAGTTCTCTTTGCTGAACTGCATGAGTTTGTTTCTTTCAGTTGCTCGGTTAAGTACAGCTACGGCAGTCTCAGCATTGTTGTGTTGGATGTTGATTAGAGGACGGACATTCTGAAAATTTGCACTATGTTGTCTATTACGTAGACTGATATCTTCTGGTATCAATAGAAACGTTTGCGGCTATTTTCCTTCCAACGTCCATACACAATCACTGCCACGGTACCCAGAACACCCAAGCCGAcgagggagaagaggaggatgaagaagCTCTGGACTCCGCTCATCCCTTTTTCCTCTACCACCactggaatgaaaaaaaaaaaacaaacaaaaaaatcagaaAAGGAAGAATGATCAACCCAGTATTCCCTGCAGAGCCAGGCTTTATTTCACTAAGTCGACAATTTGATTTAATCCGAATTTAAAAACTGGAAATATTTTCTCTAAGCATGTTTATTTAGTcacaatttattaaaaaaaatgtctgaCTTACTCTGACAAGTGCTGAAGTTTACAGATAGTTGGGTTATATCTGTCAACCGTTAAGCTTTTCAAAGAAATCTTTTTCCCCCCCTACCATTCGAAACATATTCTGAATAAACATAATATAAGTGAAGCTGTGTCTAACTGTATTGTGAGTTTCCTGTTTTTGAAAAGGAACTATGCCACGGTTTTTAATAGTTTAAACCACTGCCTTGTAGCACTGTGTTGAAAGCCCAGTAAAATGATTTAGCAAAGTGGCaagtttctcaatactgaagcAATTAGCGAAGCTTCTGTATGATTCTAAATGATGCCCGGCAATGTTTTAATGAAGTGTaggagcaaaaaacaaaacaagaaaaacaaaaaaagtgaaccGCCCTTTAAGTGATTCAACTGTTGCACCCAGATGAGCATCGTTCAATGCCTAAAATCCGCAGGTTAATGACCTACTGAGAGATCTTTATGCTAACATCTGTGCATCTAAAGGCAAGTTTGTTAGGATTAGTAAATGTCCCATACAATCAAAATGAAATTGTTGAACCAAAGTTGTAACCAACTAAGCCATCTTTGGGACTGTAACCATGTTTGGGACTGAGCTGGTTGCTGTAGCCTAAATGGTCACTAAGGGAATTGATTTCACTCCAAAATAACCTTGAAGATTTCTTATAATATGTAGAAAAATACATTAACTTTTTCATAAAAGCAATAACCCAATTCAGGCTAAACACTAAGCACCTTAGCTATGATAGATATAcgctgatgagccaaaatattatgaccatTCACAGGTGAACagaataatgtaacgtgcatggataagtagacacgttggtccttgactaacaggtcagaccctttagtcgactggttaacgttgtcgcttgcagagtgggagccacgggttcatgtcccggctgtggcggttcccggactgccccccgaatttgctacaataacattgatcatctccaaaccagtgcacatgtcaaggtctgggtaaattagatggtaagtgaacaatcgaTTCTAGTAGtgaacgtgttggatgcaggagaaatgggcaggagtaaagacttgagactgaatttgacaagggcaaaattgttatggccagacaactgggtcagagcatctctgaaacggaaaagcttgtggggtgctcccagtcagcaatgGTGAGAACCTACCGactggtccaaggagggacaaaccacaaaccagtgaaagggtgttgggcgcccaaggctcatcgatgcgcaagggcaatgaaggctatctcGTCTggtctgacccaacagaaggtctactgtgtgtctactggggcggcatggctcaggaggtaaagcgggtcgtctagtaattggaaggtcgccGGTTCAATCCCCAGCTCCCGCGGGcagtgtgtcaaagtgtccttgagcaagacactgaaccctcaactgctcctgatgagcaggctggcatcttgcatggcagcctctgccatcagtgtgtgagaatgggtgaatgtgagacatacactgtaaagcactttcagtggtcagtagactagaaaagcgctatagtacatttaccatttactgtggcaaaagtcacagaaaatttttaTGATGGATATGGGagaaatgtgtcacaacacactgcatcGCACCCTGTTTTGTATGGGggtgcgtagccgcagaccagtcagtgcccatgatgacccctgtccactatcAAAAGCACCTACACTGGTCACgcgagcatcggaactggaccttggagcagtggaagaaggttgcctggtccaatgagtcccgttttcttttagatcacgtggatggctgtgtatgtgtgggccgtttacctggggaagtgatggcaccaggatgtactGTGGGACGACAACAAGCCGATGGAGAGAGTTCGATGTTCTGTTGGGAAACCGTGTGGTAACTTCTACCTCTAAAAAGGATCACTTGACAACTTCATGCTCCAAGATTCTTTACATAGGCCCAGCAAAAACAGTATGAACATACACAGAGGCTTACACCGACTATCTTGTAGGGTGAAGGAGCTTACGACACACACATAGACGAAATTAAATAAGAGAACCCCACAACCTGGAAAACCCCACAACCCGGAAACTCCCGAAAACAGTATCTCCTAACAAACAGCTACCCCTAGAGGGAATATGGCTATATTACCATTATTCTAACTATTTAATAATGATCACGTTACAACAccttgggtccggccattcatagGGACGTCAGTCTTACAcgtgccaacaacctaaacatcgttgcagaccaggtacacctcttCATCGCAATGGTATTCCTTGATGTCAGTGGCCTTTCAGAagaataatgcgccctgccacattgcacacattgttcgggaatggtttgaggaacatgatgaagtgttctaggtgttgccctggcctccaaattatcCAGATCTGAATCCGAtttagcatctgtgggatgtgttggACCAACAAGTCTACTCCACggcagctccacctcgcaacttacaggacttgaaagatctgctgctaatgttttggtgccagataccacaagaCAGCTTCAGGGACcatgtagagtccatgccttggtggaTCGGTGCCGTTTTGGTggtacatggaggaccaacaccatattaggcaggtggtcatgaaATTCTGGCTCATCGGCAAAAATTTTAATATACCACAGCCTGTCTTAACTTAATGTTTAAAGGTCCCATGAGACGAAAAAGGTCATTTCATTTGTTACTTCTTCTCCAGCATGTTCTAGATATCAATACATAAATATATAAGAATAAttgtttttctcttcctgacaTATGCAAGTTTTTTTTAGTAATGTCATTCTGCACTTGTAGTTGTGCCCTAACAAACATTTTCATGGATTGTAAGCAAGACTGAGAGAAAACAAATTATCTTCTATCACCAAGCTGAAACTAACCAACAACATATCGATGTCCACATTCTAAAAATGCCTGGCcatgattggctgtcagtcaatTCAAACTCCCTCTCCTCACAAAATCCCACCCGACCATTCTGTTTCATTTGGATATGCGTCAAATTGGAGAAGTTTGTGGTGCACTAAATGCCCTTTTCTGGGACCTTTAATTCTTATAGCATTCGCTTGGGCATTGCTGTTTCTGGACAAAGGACACAATAGGTCTGTTTTGGGACAGTGGCAGTAAATCAGAGGTTTGTCCCATTTAGATAAAAAAGGATGCCTCCCTGTTTCAAAAGGTATTTCCAACTCAGTTTCTTGCTTACTTCATTTTCCTTGTTCACCCTTTGTTCTTGCTTAGTTCAAGTGCATACACACACTTTGACAGTTATTAATGTGAATGAATTTGCTCCAAAAACaatttcctctttttcctcttccAACACCTTTTTAAAATTTTTACTGTTACACTTGTCCCAATAATTTGTATGTTTACACAACTAGTTCTGTAAGGCTCTATTTCCACATAGTTGTTTAAGACAGAGTCGGAACATCATGTCTTTAGGGTCCACTCCCATCTTATTTTCACATGTTTGAGTTCCTCTGTTTGGCTAGATGGAATTAACTGAGGAATCACAGTGCTGGCCCTCTCCTGACATACACACATGGTAATGGTTCAAACTTTTCCCTGGTTATGTGTGCATCATACACTTTTGAGTACCACAACAGCCTGGGCAATGTTATAAAATGCAGACATGACTACAGTTTGCCTGTTGATGCTGATGCACATGAACTTTTCATTACAGGACGGTTAAGATGGCACTTAAGAACATACAAGGAGAGGAATTAGTAGCACTATCCATCTCCAGTTTGTGAAATTCACTGACCACAATTTGAACACATCTGAGGGAATAGTGTGCTTATAAATCTGGCATCACCAGTTATTTGCACGCCTTATAAAATGATCAATGAAAAGTGATGACCATTCAACAGTATTGTAAGGACCACACTGTTTATACCTAGGAACTGCGCAGCATCATCAACACTGGGGATGGggacctcctcttcatcctcttcctcctgagTCCTCTTGACTGTCAGCTGGTACAGCTTCATAGAGATAAGGTCATGGTTATCTAGGGAACACAAATCATCCAATAAACAAGAGTTATTCCACAAACCTGATCATTACTGTCCCCTTGTTAGATGTTTGTGATGTTTTGTTTCCTGGGCACCTTTTCTTTAGCAAGCAGGGATAAAAGCCTAAAGGAGGCATTTGTCATAACAACACAAAACTTTTTGAAGCAGAGGTCTTTATGTATTTGAATTCATCTATAGAGGTTTGTAGTTTGTGTGATGAAAGCACAATAAACTCTTAGTACTGGGGAACACGCACAAGCATATACGTTCCATTGACAATAACACAAAATACCAAGTCTGCCTTCTGAAGGAAGGACTCATGGATAAAGATCCTTATATGATAGACTCTTAAGGTCTTATACCCGACAGGTCTCCAGTAGCAGAAGAGGTGCCGAAGTAGTAGCCCAGTGGTAAACGTAGCCCTGTGATGTCAGCACACTCCTTCCATTCCTGCTTACCATCAACATCTGTCATTACCTAAAAGATAGAAGAACATTGGTGACATTCAGCATCTTGTGGTCGCTGAGTGGGCCAATTAGAGACAACTTATCCGATACTATTATAATTGTCCTGATGGTGTTGTTTACAGCGAATACAAGGAATGACATACAGATCCTATTTGATCCAGATTTGTAAGCATCAGAGCCTTCTCTTACCGTCAGCCTGTTTTTGGAATATCTGATGAAGAGGAAGGTGTCATGGTTGACATTGCGCACTGTGGCAGTACATCCTCCTAGCTCAGTCGACCGCCCGTCATGATCATGGTCATACGTCAAAGTCCCATTACCCAGCATCACTGATATATATGGGAAAACTTTCTGCATATGAGCAAAAGTGAGAGTCCGGCGAGAAGGGGAGAGAAGGGTCACAAGGTGGAAAAGTAACATGTCTACACATTAGGCATCTTTATATTCTCTGTACCACAAAGACACACGTTTAAACAACCATCTGAGGTTTAAGTTGAAGGCAAGTAAGGATACGTTTAATGGCACCAATAAATTAAAACAGACATGTCTGATTCAATAACTTCCTCAGAAGAGTATGCTTATCAAAAGGTAGGAGATCGATATTTAGCAGCTAATGTGTCATGGAAGCTACTGGGGGGGTGGGCTGGTGGTGGTACCGAATATGACTCATGGGGAAGGGTTGTCACCTCATGGTCCTTGTCATTATTGGGGTAACTGTCCACGAAGACCCCAAGCCCAGTAAACTGGTTCATGTTGCCAAACACAGGACCTGCAAAAGACAGCACCTGTTCGATGCATTTCACAAAGACAGGCTATCGCACTATTTGCACACTGATGCAAGACATCTAGGTCCTTTCCAATACATAAGGACCTAGATATCTGATGAGTTGATGAAGTCTCTTTCCACCTACCAATCTGCATGCGCTCTTTGGTAAACCAGATAGCAAGTCCATCTCCATTTAAATTCTTCTTGCCCTCGCCATGGATTTTAAAGTGCACATGCAGTTCCCAGTCCCGCAGGTAACAAGGCTGGGAACACAAAAGAGAATGAAGACAAGCTGGGTTTTGTTTCTGTCATGGAGTTTTGCTATGCACAGCATGTAGGTTAgtagacacacatacag
Proteins encoded:
- the lman2lb gene encoding lectin, mannose-binding 2-like b, translated to MAVTTIDVCGKRSLSSSNPMFYFRKVGELTCFLVVLCVSVIQSVTDDGYGMEDFLKREYSLVKPYQGLGFSSSSQWDLMGTAMVTTEQVRLTPDLQSRQGAVWSRIPCYLRDWELHVHFKIHGEGKKNLNGDGLAIWFTKERMQIGPVFGNMNQFTGLGVFVDSYPNNDKDHEKVFPYISVMLGNGTLTYDHDHDGRSTELGGCTATVRNVNHDTFLFIRYSKNRLTVMTDVDGKQEWKECADITGLRLPLGYYFGTSSATGDLSDNHDLISMKLYQLTVKRTQEEEDEEEVPIPSVDDAAQFLVVVEEKGMSGVQSFFILLFSLVGLGVLGTVAVIVYGRWKENSRKRFY